A genome region from Tachyglossus aculeatus isolate mTacAcu1 chromosome 1, mTacAcu1.pri, whole genome shotgun sequence includes the following:
- the TBCCD1 gene encoding TBCC domain-containing protein 1 isoform X2 translates to MDRVAVHLWVKPEPFIVGTPPLPPPPKLGPHYLRKVAGYVRARAGAGGYPRLSWATWQRVACGKLQLAPDLAWLYFETFDSLAPRSPGQRLEWAEAAAACASEDELDQRRKELSVDTLQFLLFLFIQQLNKISLRTSLIGEEWPCPKSKVQSPDLNGKSNCRNKNWDDSSHQEFVRNHLSDMLELLLDPAEPTGSRAHGGLVSAEGVRALSFLLEGTVSRARKIYPLHELALWPPLQADSGFSRRAEAFPLAKLEAWLRACLTGNPFGTSACLRSGKKLAWAQQVEGTTKRARVACNTRAVPKVPRLVVMSQVDKQTLAKSSDTLVGAHVRIHRCNESFIYLLSPLRSVTIEKCRNSTVVLGPVQTAVHLHGCDTVRVMAVCHRLSASATTDCTFHLLTPTRPLILAGNRGVTLAPFHTHYPMLEDHMGRTGLATLPNHWDRPLTLGRDGPGGFRLLAPADFYLFVVPFQMEGDTTEIPGGLPPAYRRALGRREQKIRIWQKMVKEAGLTKDERKQFQVLVENKFNEWLINTGHRQQLDSLVPPEAGSKQAAG, encoded by the exons ATGGATCGGGTGGCCGTGCACCTGTGGGTGAAGCCGGAGCCCTTCATCGTGGGGACCCCGCCGCTCCCGCCGCCGCCCAAGCTCGGCCCTCACTACCTCAGGAAGGTGGCCGGCTACGTgagggcccgggccggggccgggggctacCCGCGCCTGTCCTGGGCCACCTGGCAGCGCGTGGCCTGCGGGAAGCTGCAGCTGGCCCCGGACTTGGCCTGGCTCTACTTCGAGACGTTCGACAGCCTGGCCCCGCGGTCCCCCGGCCAACGCCTGGAGTGGGCCGAGGCCGCCGCCGCCTGCGCCTCCGAAGACGAGCTGGACCAGCGGAGGAAGGAG CTCTCAGTCGACACCCTACAGTTCCTGCTGTTTCTGTTCATCCAGCAGTTAAACAAGATTTCTTTGAGGACATCTTTGATCGGGGAAGAGTGGCCTTGTCCCAAAAGCAAAGTTCAGTCCCCTGACCTAAATGGAAAATCGAACTGTCGTAATAAG aactGGGATGACTCCAGCCATCAGGAGTTCGTCCGGAACCACCTGTCGGATATGCTGGAGCTGCTCCTGGATCCCGCCGAGCCGACCGGGAGCCGCGCCCACGGCGGCCTGGTGTCGGCGGAAGGCGTCCGAGCCCTGAGCTTCCTCCTGGAGGGCACGGTGAGCCGGGCCCGGAAGATCTACCCGCTCCACGAGCTCGCGCTGTGGCCTCCGCTGCAGGCCGACAGCGGCTTCTCCCGGAGGGCCGAGGCCTTCCCCTTGGCCAAACTGGAGGCCTGGCTGCGCGCCTGCTTGACGGGGAACCCTTTCGGCACTTCGGCCTGCCTCAGGTCTGGAAAGAAACTGGCCTGGGCTCAGCAGG TCGAAGGAACCACCAAGAGAGCCAGGGTGGCCTGCAACACCCGCGCGGTGCCCAAG GTGCCCCGGCTGGTGGTGATGAGCCAGGTGGACAAGCAGACGCTAGCCAAGAGCTCCGATACCCTGGTCGGGGCCCACGTGAGGATCCACCGCTGCAACGAGTCCTTTatatacctgctctcccctctgcg ATCCGTCACCATCGAGAAGTGCCGGAACAGCACCGTGGTGCTGGGCCCCGTCCAGACGGCCGTCCACCTCCACGGCTGCGACACCGTCCGGGTCATGGCCGTCTGCCACCGCCTGTCCGCCTCGGCCACGACGGACTGCACTTTCCACCTGCTCACGCCGACGCGGCCCCTCATCCTGGCGGGAAACCGGGGCGTGACCCTGGCCCCCTTCCACACCCACTACCCGATGCTGGAAGACCACATGGGCAGGACGGGCCTCGCCACGCTGCCCAACCACTGGGACCGCCCGCTCACCCTGGGCCGGGACGGCCCCGGGGGCTTCCGCCTCCTGGCTCCCGCCGACTTCTACCTGTTCGTCGTCCCCTTCCAGATGGAGGGGGACACCACCGAGATCCCCGGCGGGCTGCCCCCGGCCTATCGGAGGGCCCTGGGCCGGCGGGAGCAGAAGATCCGAATTTGGCAGAAGATGGTGAAAGAGGCGGGACTCACCAA
- the TBCCD1 gene encoding TBCC domain-containing protein 1 isoform X3, producing the protein MDRVAVHLWVKPEPFIVGTPPLPPPPKLGPHYLRKVAGYVRARAGAGGYPRLSWATWQRVACGKLQLAPDLAWLYFETFDSLAPRSPGQRLEWAEAAAACASEDELDQRRKELSVDTLQFLLFLFIQQLNKISLRTSLIGEEWPCPKSKVQSPDLNGKSNCRNKNWDDSSHQEFVRNHLSDMLELLLDPAEPTGSRAHGGLVSAEGVRALSFLLEGTVSRARKIYPLHELALWPPLQADSGFSRRAEAFPLAKLEAWLRACLTGNPFGTSACLRSGKKLAWAQQVEGTTKRARVACNTRAVPKVPRLVVMSQVDKQTLAKSSDTLVGAHVRIHRCNESFIYLLSPLRSVTIEKCRNSTVVLGPVQTAVHLHGCDTVRVMAVCHRLSASATTDCTFHLLTPTRPLILAGNRGVTLAPFHTHYPMLEDHMGRTGLATLPNHWDRPLTLGRDGPGGFRLLAPADFYLFVVPFQMEGDTTEIPGGLPPAYRRALGRREQKIRIWQKMVKEAGLTKDERKQFQVLVENKFNEWLINTGHRQQLDSLVPPEAGSKQAAG; encoded by the exons ATGGATCGGGTGGCCGTGCACCTGTGGGTGAAGCCGGAGCCCTTCATCGTGGGGACCCCGCCGCTCCCGCCGCCGCCCAAGCTCGGCCCTCACTACCTCAGGAAGGTGGCCGGCTACGTgagggcccgggccggggccgggggctacCCGCGCCTGTCCTGGGCCACCTGGCAGCGCGTGGCCTGCGGGAAGCTGCAGCTGGCCCCGGACTTGGCCTGGCTCTACTTCGAGACGTTCGACAGCCTGGCCCCGCGGTCCCCCGGCCAACGCCTGGAGTGGGCCGAGGCCGCCGCCGCCTGCGCCTCCGAAGACGAGCTGGACCAGCGGAGGAAGGAG CTCTCAGTCGACACCCTACAGTTCCTGCTGTTTCTGTTCATCCAGCAGTTAAACAAGATTTCTTTGAGGACATCTTTGATCGGGGAAGAGTGGCCTTGTCCCAAAAGCAAAGTTCAGTCCCCTGACCTAAATGGAAAATCGAACTGTCGTAATAAG aactGGGATGACTCCAGCCATCAGGAGTTCGTCCGGAACCACCTGTCGGATATGCTGGAGCTGCTCCTGGATCCCGCCGAGCCGACCGGGAGCCGCGCCCACGGCGGCCTGGTGTCGGCGGAAGGCGTCCGAGCCCTGAGCTTCCTCCTGGAGGGCACGGTGAGCCGGGCCCGGAAGATCTACCCGCTCCACGAGCTCGCGCTGTGGCCTCCGCTGCAGGCCGACAGCGGCTTCTCCCGGAGGGCCGAGGCCTTCCCCTTGGCCAAACTGGAGGCCTGGCTGCGCGCCTGCTTGACGGGGAACCCTTTCGGCACTTCGGCCTGCCTCAGGTCTGGAAAGAAACTGGCCTGGGCTCAGCAGG TCGAAGGAACCACCAAGAGAGCCAGGGTGGCCTGCAACACCCGCGCGGTGCCCAAGGTGCCCCGGCTGGTGGTGATGAGCCAGGTGGACAAGCAGACGCTAGCCAAGAGCTCCGATACCCTGGTCGGGGCCCACGTGAGGATCCACCGCTGCAACGAGTCCTTTatatacctgctctcccctctgcg ATCCGTCACCATCGAGAAGTGCCGGAACAGCACCGTGGTGCTGGGCCCCGTCCAGACGGCCGTCCACCTCCACGGCTGCGACACCGTCCGGGTCATGGCCGTCTGCCACCGCCTGTCCGCCTCGGCCACGACGGACTGCACTTTCCACCTGCTCACGCCGACGCGGCCCCTCATCCTGGCGGGAAACCGGGGCGTGACCCTGGCCCCCTTCCACACCCACTACCCGATGCTGGAAGACCACATGGGCAGGACGGGCCTCGCCACGCTGCCCAACCACTGGGACCGCCCGCTCACCCTGGGCCGGGACGGCCCCGGGGGCTTCCGCCTCCTGGCTCCCGCCGACTTCTACCTGTTCGTCGTCCCCTTCCAGATGGAGGGGGACACCACCGAGATCCCCGGCGGGCTGCCCCCGGCCTATCGGAGGGCCCTGGGCCGGCGGGAGCAGAAGATCCGAATTTGGCAGAAGATGGTGAAAGAGGCGGGACTCACCAA